A region from the Nocardioides coralli genome encodes:
- a CDS encoding GNAT family N-acetyltransferase, which produces MTFELVEIGEDDWREFRELRLEALADSPAAFGSRHEDWVDASEERWRDRIRTVPFNVIARQATTPVGMASGSFAGAEVQLISMYVAPSARGTGLARLLLDRVVAWASTQGRGTFLMVRTGNEAAIRAYQRAGFVDEGVPVDWPADEPPENRMVRPAG; this is translated from the coding sequence ACTGGCGTGAGTTCCGCGAGCTGCGCCTCGAGGCGCTGGCCGACTCCCCCGCCGCTTTCGGGTCACGTCACGAGGACTGGGTCGACGCTTCGGAGGAACGCTGGCGTGACCGGATCCGCACCGTGCCGTTCAACGTCATCGCCCGCCAGGCGACGACGCCCGTGGGCATGGCCAGCGGCTCCTTCGCCGGGGCGGAGGTGCAGCTCATCTCGATGTATGTCGCGCCCTCGGCGCGAGGGACGGGACTCGCCCGGTTGCTGCTCGACCGGGTCGTCGCCTGGGCGAGCACGCAGGGCCGCGGCACCTTCCTCATGGTGCGCACCGGCAACGAGGCCGCCATCCGGGCCTACCAGCGAGCGGGATTCGTCGACGAGGGGGTGCCGGTCGACTGGCCCGCGGACGAGCCGCCCGAGAACCGGATGGTGCGCCCGGCCGGCTGA